The following is a genomic window from Candidatus Limnocylindrales bacterium.
TGCCTTCCATCACCGTCTGCTGCCAGCGGATCTTTCCGGCGCCGATCCACGGGCCCATCTCCATGTAGAACTGCGGAACCATGTCGATGTAGTCCGAGACGATGAAGCCCTGCATCTTCAGGCTGCGCCCGATCACGTTGACGAGGTTGCGCGGGCCCGGCGGCGCCTCGGTCGCATTGTACATGCTGATCATGCCGCACATGACGAGGCGTCCCTTGCTGTTCATCAGCTCGAGCGCAGTCTCGAGGTGCTCGCCGCCGACGTTCTCGTAATAAATGTCGATGCCTTTCGGACAGGCCTTCGAGACCGAGTCGAACAGCGAACCCGATTTGTAGTTCACGCATTCGTCGGCGCCGGCCACTTCCTTGACCCATTTGCACTTCTCGGCGGAGCCCGCCGAGCCGACGACGCGAAGGCCTTTGATCTTCGCGATCTGCGAAACCACCGACCCCACCGCACCTGCGGCGGCGGAGACGAAAATCGTTTCGCCTTCCTTCGGCTCGCCGATTTTCAGCAGGCTCGTGTATGCGGTGAGGCCCGGCATGCCGAGCACGCCGAGATAGCATTCGAGCG
Proteins encoded in this region:
- a CDS encoding NADP-dependent oxidoreductase, coding for MTTKNHEVHLKRRPVGMPVEEDFDVVEAKMPEPGDGEFVVRNIWMTVDPYMRGRMTERKSYVPPFQIGEVLDGGSVGQVVKSRNPAYAEGDYVCGFASGGWREYNVTAGGMMFNKVDPALAPLECYLGVLGMPGLTAYTSLLKIGEPKEGETIFVSAAAGAVGSVVSQIAKIKGLRVVGSAGSAEKCKWVKEVAGADECVNYKSGSLFDSVSKACPKGIDIYYENVGGEHLETALELMNSKGRLVMCGMISMYNATEAPPGPRNLVNVIGRSLKMQGFIVSDYIDMVPQFYMEMGPWIGAGKIRWQQTVMEGIGAAPKAFIGLFRGDNSGKMLVRLGPDKI